One window from the genome of Yarrowia lipolytica chromosome 1B, complete sequence encodes:
- a CDS encoding uncharacterized protein (Compare to YALI0B10516g, similar to Saccharomyces cerevisiae SRV2 (YNL138W); ancestral locus Anc_2.128, similar to uniprot|P17555 Saccharomyces cerevisiae YNL138w SRV2 adenylate cyclase-associated protein 70kDa) has protein sequence MPADPQTIQGYNVVTLLKRLEAATSRLEDLTSAQKAHVDERGPQNAAATKAGVDAPSRSSAAPAAPAAATSSAAADADLPKWISEFDALIKTHVDPFVATSKQLDATIGEQAEAFKKAFDAQRDFLAVAAVAKKPEPTSSAFAELVKPISSNVESIMNIREKTRDPKVSSHLATVAEGAPLVGWVASDLPLPLIGDFKDSAQFYSNRVLKDFKSVDPKHVEWVKGFNGIADALQAYVKEFHTTGPTWKVGGIPVEEALKTQSKSVAAPTAVPAPGGAPATGGGPPPPPPPPPPPASIYETDSAAPAAPSGGMGAVFADLSKGEAVTAGLRKVDKSEMTHKNPDLRKQDPVGASGKAARPLPPKKPGSLSKATPAAPAPKQRPAKTELLDTKWFVENYEGDQNIVIEGEMNQGVMIENCNNSTVQIKGKVSAVSLNNCKKLGLLVENLVSGVDVIRCKDYAIQVTGVTPMVTIDQSDGGQIYLSKESIGAEVYTSQTTSLNINIPTDDGDYEEVPVPEQLIHKIVNGKLVTSVVDHSSG, from the exons ATGCCAGCAGACCCTCAGACCATCCAGGGCTACAATGTCGTGACGCTCTTGAAGCG TCTCGAAGCCGCCACGTCTCGTCTTGAAGACCTGACCTCCGCTCAAAAGGCGCATGTTGACGAGCGAGGTCCCCAGAACGCTGCAGCGACCAAGGCTGGCGTTGATGCGCCCTCCCGatcctctgctgctcccgctGCTCCCGCTGCCGccacttcttctgctgcagcCGATGCCGACCTGCCCAAGTGGATCTCCGAGTTTGATGCTCTCATCAAGACCCACGTTGACCCCTTTGTCGCTACCTCCAAGCAGCTCGATGCCACCATTGGCGAGCAGGCCGAGGCTTTCAAGAAGGCCTTCGATGCCCAGCGAGACTTCTTGgctgtcgctgctgtcgcCAAGAAGCCTGAACCCACCTCTTCCGCCTTTGCTGAGCTTGTCAAgcccatctcctccaacgTGGAGTCCATCATGAACATCCGTGAAAAGACCAGAGACCCCAAGGTGTCGTCTCATCTGGCCACCGTGGCCGAGGGAGCTCCCCTGGTCGGATGGGTCGCCTCAGACctgcctcttcctctcATTGGCGACTTCAAGGACTCCGCTCAGTTCTACTCCAACCGGGTGCTCAAGGACTTCAAGAGCGTGGACCCCAAGCATGTGGAATGGGTCAAGGGTTTCAACGGCATCGCCGACGCTCTCCAAGCCTACGTCAAGGAGTTCCACACCACCGGTCCCACCTGGAAGGTTGGAGGTATCCctgttgaggaggctctAAAGACTCAATCCAAGTCTGTCGCTGCTCCCACTGCTGTCCCCGCTCCCGGTGGAGCTCCTGCCACAGGAGGAggccctcctcctcctcctccccctcctcctcctcctgctaGCATCTACGAGACagactctgctgctcctgctgctccttctggTGGTATGGGTGCAGTGTTTGCTGACCTGTCCAAGGGCGAGGCTGTCACTGCTGGTCTGCGAAAGGTCGACAAGAGCGAAATGACCCACAAAAACCCCGATCTGCGAAAACAGGACCCTGTTGGCGCCTCCGGAAAGGCAGCTCGACCTCTTCCTCCCAAAAAGCCCGGATCTTTGTCTAAGGCCACTCCTGCTGCCCCTGCCCCCAAGCAGCGACCCGCCAAGACCGAGCTGCTTGACACGAAATGGTTTGTTGAGAACTACGAGGGCGACCAGAACATTGTCATCGAGGGCGAGATGAACCAGGGTGTCATGATCGAGAACTGCAACAACTCAACGGTGCAGATCAAGGGCAAGGTGTCGGCTGTGTCTCTCAACAACTGTAAGAAGCTTGGTCTTCTGGTGGAGAACCTGGTTTCTGGAGTTGACGTGATTCGATGCAAGGACTACGCCATCCAGGTGACTGGTGTTACCCCCATGGTCACTATTGACCAGAGTGACGGAGGACAGATCTATCTGTCCAAGGAGAGCATTGGTGCTGAGGTGTATACTTCGCAGACCACTTCCTTaaacatcaacatccccaCCGACGATGGAGACTATGAGGAAGTGCCTGTTCCCGAGCAGCTCATCCACAAGATTGTCAACGGCAAGCTCGTCACCTCTGTTGTTGATCACAGCAGTGGTTAA
- a CDS encoding uncharacterized protein (Compare to YALI0B10538g, similar to Saccharomyces cerevisiae ARP5 (YNL059C); ancestral locus Anc_2.248, similar to uniprot|P53946 Saccharomyces cerevisiae YNL059c ARP5Actin-related protein) produces the protein MHKLTDIEWRPQPNVPFEWSAGSTIAIDFGTHMTRAGYTDTNGPNLVFPTLTGKYRERKSAGPGLAGATTVGYDNFIEPSTRLSARSPYDGALVSNWTVAEEVLDYTFAKLRVGSDGCVDNHIIMNELMSSPAAQRRNLQQVLFEGYGVRSVALGVDALFSYYANDGKTGLVLSVGNEATHIIPVIDGIAQRELTKRITWGGRTASAFLAQLLQLKYPTFPLKLSATQTTKILENHCYVSDGYKEELDGFLDMDGLEKRERVIQAPYIETVKAEKSAEELERIAERRKESGRRLQEQAAAKRAEKLAERENDLQYYRQQAQILEDLGDDRQGKREARRILDSEGFKDVKSMNKKIAELERTIRKSLNQDVEEEEVVPEFPLADVPDEELTPLQIKEKRHQRLLRANYEARIRAKEEKEAEKARIEEEKRKDEEWRITDLAGWVEDKREKRNAILARQKERAKMQKELRNRKSMASKMRMKNIASLAADTRATKRARPGAGIDDDPDDTFGADDQDWSIYNDIANQSDSEEEENERAALAELEANLLEFDDEFTEENLLESQTDWKSSLLHMFLHGPTEYNPESQEQQNQLHLNVERIRVPEVLFQPTIAGIDQAGVAEVCGDILTKRFPSETASVMLKDVFVTGGYSQVPNFDARLTAELRSLLPAGSPLQVRSAAHPETDAWMGMAKWSKTDDYKNSRVTRAMYEEMGPDYIKEHAFGNSSYL, from the coding sequence ATGCACAAACTGACAGACATTGAATGGCGGCCACAGCCGAACGTGCCATTCGAGTGGAGCGCTGGATCCACCATCGCCATCGATTTTGGAACCCACATGACCCGAGCGGGATACACTGACACCAACGGACCCAACCTCGTGTTTCCCACGTTGACAGGAAAGTACCGAGAACGAAAAAGCGCTGGTCCTGGACTGGCAGGCGCCACCACGGTGGGATATGACAACTTCATTGAGCCGTCGACCCGGCTGTCGGCCCGATCGCCCTACGATGGAGCTCTGGTGTCTAATTGGACAGTGGCTGAGGAGGTTCTGGACTACACATTTGCCAAGCTGCGCGTAGGCAGCGACGGGTGTGTGGACAATCACATTATCATGAACGAGCTCATGTCTTCACCTGCTGCCCAGCGGCGAAATTTGCAGCAGGTGCTGTTTGAGGGCTACGGAGTGAGGTCAGTAGCTCTCGGGGTCGACGCTCTATTTTCGTACTACGCCAACGACGGAAAGACTGGCTTGGTTTTGTCAGTCGGAAATGAGGCCACTCACATCATTCCTGTCATTGATGGTATTGCTCAGCGAGAACTGACAAAGCGAATCACTTGGGGAGGACGGACAGCCTCGGCCTTTCTGGCCCAGCTTCTACAGCTCAAGTACCCCACTTTCCCGCTCAAGCTGTCGGCGACGCAGACCACCAAAATCCTCGAGAATCACTGCTACGTGTCAGACGGATACAAGGAGGAACTGGATGGCTTTTTGGATATGGATGGTTTGGAAAAACGAGAACGCGTGATCCAGGCACCGTACATTGAGACCGTCAAGGCCGAAAAGAGcgccgaggagctggaacGAATCGCAGAGCGTCGCAAAGAGAGCGGTCGACGACTGCAAGAGCAGGCTGCTGCGAAAAGAgccgagaagctggctgAACGGGAAAATGACCTGCAGTATTATAGGCAGCAGGCGCAGATTCTGGAGGATCTGGGCGACGACAGACAGGGCAAGCGGGAGGCGCGAAGAATCCTCGACTCGGAGGGATTCAAGGACGTTAAGTCCAtgaacaagaagattgccgagctggagagaACAATTCGAAAGAGTCTCAACCAGgatgtggaggaagaggaggtcGTTCCCGAGTTTCCTCTCGCAGATGTCCCCGACGAAGAGCTCACCCCCTTGCAAATCAAGGAAAAGCGACATCAGCGGCTTCTGAGAGCCAATTACGAGGCTCGAATCAGGGCCAAGGAAGAAAAGGAGGCTGAAAAGGCACGtattgaggaggagaaacGTAAGGACGAAGAGTGGCGAATCACGGATCTGGCCGGATGGGTTGAGGACAAGCGAGAGAAGCGAAACGCGATTCTGGCCCGCCAAAAGGAACGGGCCAAGATGCAGAAGGAACTTCGAAACCGAAAATCCATGGCCTCCAAAATGCGAATGAAGAACATTGCGTCTTTGGCTGCAGATACTCGTGCTACTAAACGAGCACGACCCGGCGCTGGTATCGATGACGATCCCGATGATACCTTTGGAGCGGATGATCAGGACTGGTCCATTTACAATGATATTGCCAACCAGAGCGACagtgaagaggaggagaacgagCGAGCTGCTCTGGCTGAGCTTGAGGCCAATCTTCTCGAGTTTGACGACGAGTTCACAGAGGAGAATCTTCTCGAGAGCCAGACCGACTGGAAGTCGTCATTGCTGCACATGTTCCTCCACGGACCCACGGAGTACAACCCCGAAAGCCAAGAACAGCAGAACCAGCTGCATCTTAATGTGGAGCGAATCCGGGTGCCTGAGGTGCTGTTCCAGCCCACCATTGCCGGTATTGATCAGGCTGGTGTTGCTGAGGTGTGTGGAGACATTTTGACCAAGCGGTTTCCTTCGGAAACAGCCTCCGTCatgctcaaggacgtgtTTGTCACTGGTGGATACTCTCAGGTGCCCAACTTTGATGCTCGTCTGACTGCTGAGCTGCGTTCTCTGTTGCCAGCTGGTTCTCCTCTACAGGTTCGAAGTGCCGCTCATCCTGAGACTGATGCATGGATGGGTATGGCCAAGTGGTCCAAGACGGACGACTACAAGAACTCTCGGGTCACGCGGGCCATGTATGAGGAAATGGGTCCAGATTATATCAAGGAGCATGCTTTTGGCAACTCTTCCTATTTGTAG
- a CDS encoding uncharacterized protein (Compare to YALI0B10560g, similar to uniprot|P40991 Saccharomyces cerevisiae YNL061w NOP2 nucleolar protein, similar to Saccharomyces cerevisiae NOP2 (YNL061W); ancestral locus Anc_2.247) translates to MGRRAKNKQGVPPTLEEQTQGPAPVRKDKKNKKDFKVTKPDRKTKKVKEIPQLPVEEAEEELPEEEDDDVVREKMTLFDDSDDEEMDNDEFDIEDGSDDEVYDSDDETHHKPMFSDDEGDEDELNAANMEAMSRRLDDEEESDEEMAEEELMELMKQHQNPRAQILPTAEAAAAEAQLPPDLHVVRTRILEIVKVLEDFKGLAEEGKSRNDYTTQLLKDICSYYGYNEYLAEKLFNLFTPSEAIEFFEANEVPRPVTIRANTLKTRRRDLAQSLVNRGVNLQPIGKWTKVGLQIFDSAVPIGATPEYLCGHYILQAASSFLPVMAMDPQEGERVLDMAASPGGKTTYISALMKNTGMVFANDVSKPRIKSLIANIHRLGCKNTVVCNYDAREFPKVIGGFDRILLDAPCSGTGVISKDQAVKTNRSEKDFIQLPHLQKQLLLSAIDSVDANSATGGVIVYSTCSVMVEENEAVVDYALRKRPNVRLVETGLEIGKEGFTSFRGKTFSPKLKLTRRYYPHTYNVDGFYVAKFQKIAPSPQDKTKAGAREKEEAARAEEEEERLINDDFAAFDNEEDSAIIDSARRSQLRRKGIKPLPGKPKDKKVATKDE, encoded by the coding sequence ATGGGTCGACGagccaagaacaagcagGGAGTTCCACCtactctggaggagcagaccCAGGGACCCGCTCCCGTGCGAAAagacaagaaaaacaagaagGATTTCAAGGTAACTAAGCCCGATCGAAAGACTAAAAAGGTGAAGGAGATCCCTCAGCTGCctgttgaggaggctgaagaggagctccccgaggaggaggatgacgatGTTGTCCGGGAGAAGATGACTCTGTTCGATGActctgatgatgaggagatGGACAACGATGAGTTTGATATTGAGGATGGCTCTGATGATGAGGTGTACGACTCTGATGACGAGACCCACCACAAGCCTATGTTCTCTGATGACGAGGGTGATGAGGACGAGCTCAACGCCGCCAACATGGAGGCTATGTCTCGACGGCTagacgacgaggaagagtCCGACGAAGAGATGGCGGAGGAAGAGCTGATGGAGCTCATGAAGCAGCACCAGAACCCCCGAGCACAGATTCTGCCTACCGcagaggctgctgccgccgaGGCCCAACTGCCTCCGGATCTGCATGTTGTTCGAACCCGAATTCTGGAAATCGTCAAGGTTCTGGAGGACTTCAAGGGtctggccgaggagggcaagtCCCGAAACGACTACACCAcacagctgctcaaggatATCTGCTCCTACTACGGCTACAACGAGTACCTTGCCGAGAAGCTGTTCAATCTGTTCACTCCTTCTGAGGCTATCGAGTTCTTTGAGGCCAACGAGGTGCCCCGACCCGTCACCATTCGAGCAAACACCCTCAAGACTCGACGACGAGACCTTGCCCAGTCTTTGGTCAACCGAGGTGTCAACCTGCAGCCCATTGGAAAGTGGACCAAGGTTGGACTGCAGATTTTCGACTCTGCCGTGCCCATTGGAGCAACCCCTGAGTACCTGTGTGGTCACTACATTTTGCAGGCTGCCTCTTCTTTCCTGCCCGTCATGGCAATGGACCCCCAGGAGGGCGAGCGAGTGCTCGACATGGCAGCTTCTCCCGGAGGAAAGACCACCTACATCTCTGCTCTGATGAAGAACACAGGTATGGTTTTCGCCAACGATGTTTCCAAGCCCCGAATCAAGTCTCTGATTGCTAACATCCACCGTCTGGGTTGTAAGAACACCGTGGTCTGCAACTATGACGCCCGAGAGTTCCCCAAGGTGATTGGAGGCTTCGACCGAATCCTGCTGGATGCCCCCTGTTCTGGTACTGGAGTCATCTCAAAGGACCAGGCTGTTAAGACCAACCGATCCGAGAAGGACTTCATCCAACTCCCGCAtctgcagaagcagcttcttctttccgCTATTGACTCCGTCGACGCCAACTCCGCCACTGGCGGTGTCATTGTCTACTCGACGTGTTCCGTCATGGTGGAGGAAAACGAGGCTGTAGTTGATTACGCTCTTCGAAAGCGACCCAATGTGCGACTGGTGGAGACCGGTCTGGAGATTGGAAAGGAGGGGTTCACCTCATTCCGAGGAAAGACCTTCTCGCCCAAACTCAAGCTCACCAGACGATACTACCCTCACACTTACAACGTTGACGGCTTCTACGTGGCCAAGTTCCAGAAAATTGCACCATCGCCTCaggacaagaccaaggccgGTGCCcgagaaaaggaggaggctgcccgagccgaggaggaggaggagcgtcTCATCAACGACGATTTCGCTGCCTTCgacaacgaggaggattCCGCCATCATCGACTCTGCCCGACGATCCCAGCTCAGACGAAAGGGTATCAAGCCTCTGCCCGGCAAgcccaaggacaagaaggtggCTACCAAGGACGAGTAA
- a CDS encoding uncharacterized protein (Compare to YALI0B10582g, similar to Saccharomyces cerevisiae GCD10 (YNL062C); ancestral locus Anc_2.246, similar to uniprot|P41814 Saccharomyces cerevisiae YNL062c GCD10translation initiation factor eIF3 RNA- binding subunit), which produces MDVEMKDAAQQQEPVSARQTQVHRKSSKPESPPFIFDNPRIQPNTYCMVKLPSENFRVVKLIPNQTISIGKFGSFQVNDILGLPYGYTFEIQEDKRLRIIQEGVDDHDYVVGAKGALLEPEETNQTLIDTSESQTLSMAEIEEMKKQKTLSGKDIIDHVIKGHNEFHKKTAFSKEKYLRRKEQKYLRRFTPQPMCSSLLLDFYLEKDYKKVLDMSQEMLALLLSMANVRPGGKYLVVDETTGVLTAALMERMAGEGLIVVAHENEHPNLDALKYLSMPTELQDRMIKSINWLQFFEPEGEEEVPEKTPEQIASMKPRNRGAYFRKRNRWLELQNVNDLVANQGFDGLIVASTLHPASIVDRTLHAIGGSRPVVVYSEYKEVVTEVSQLMLKDLRVLAPSIWESRVRKYQTILGRMHPSMTSRGGGGYLVHGTRVFPNEEVNATQVRNRKRKREDGDKTKSSETEGKSEESVEPDTEQSAEPEAKLETDADA; this is translated from the coding sequence ATGGACGTTGAAATGAAAGACGCggctcagcagcaggagccCGTTTCTGCGAGACAGACACAGGTGCACCGAAAGAGCTCCAAGCCCGAGTCGCCACCCTTCATCTTCGACAACCCTCGAATTCAGCCCAACACTTACTGCATGGTCAAGTTGCCGTCGGAAAACTTCCGAGTGGTCAAGCTGATTCCCAACCAGACCATTTCTATTGGCAAATTCGGCTCGTTTCAGGTCAACGACATCCTAGGACTGCCCTACGGTTACACGTTTGAAATCCAGGAAGACAAACGACTGCGGATCATCCAGGAGGGAGTGGACGACCATGACTACGTAGTGGGAGCCAAGGGAGCGCTGCTGGAACCCGAGGAGACCAACCAGACGCTTATTGACACTTCTGAGTCACAGACTCTGTCAATggccgagattgaggagatgaagaaacagaaaacGCTGTCAGGAAAGGACATCATCGACCATGTTATCAAGGGCCACAACGAGTTCCACAAGAAGACCGCCTTCTCCAAGGAGAAATATTTGCGAAGAAAAGAGCAAAAGTACCTGCGACGGTTCACTCCCCAGCCTATGTGTTCGTCCCTGCTGCTCGATTTCTACCTCGAGAAGGATTACAAGAAGGTGCTGGACATGAGCCAAGAGATGCTGGCCCTTCTGCTGAGTATGGCTAATGTTCGACCTGGAGGCAAGTATTtggttgttgatgagacTACTGGTGTTCTTACCGCGGCGCTTATGGAGCGAATGGCTGGAGAGGGCCTTATTGTCGTTGCCCACGAGAACGAGCACCCCAACCTCGACGCTCTCAAGTACCTGTCCATGCCCACAGAGCTCCAGGATCGAATGATCAAAAGCATAAACTGGCTGCAATTCTTTGAGCCCGagggcgaggaggaggtgccTGAGAAGACCCCCGAACAGATTGCGTCCATGAAGCCTCGAAACCGAGGAGCATATTTCCGAAAGCGAAACCGGTGGCTGGAGCTTCAGAATGTCAACGATCTGGTGGCCAACCAGGGCTTCGACGGCCTCATTGTGGCTTCTACTTTGCATCCCGCCTCTATTGTGGACCGAACATTGCACGCAATCGGAGGCTCTCGACCTGTGGTTGTCTACTCCGAGTACAAGGAGGTGGTCACCGAGGTGTCACAGCTCATGCTCAAGGACCTGCGGGTTCTTGCTCCCTCTATCTGGGAATCTCGAGTTCGAAAGTACCAGACAATTCTCGGCCGAATGCATCCCAGCATGACCTCGagaggcggaggaggatacCTTGTGCATGGAACCCGAGTTTTCCCTAACGAGGAGGTCAATGCCACCCAGGTGCGAAACAGAAAGAGAAAGCGAGAGGATGGCGATAAAACTAAGTCTTCGGAAACTGAGGGCAAGTCGGAGGAGTCCGTGGAACCTGATACCGAGCAATCGGCCGAGCCTGAAGCCAAACTAGAGACTGATGCTGACGCCTAA
- a CDS encoding uncharacterized protein (Compare to YALI0B10604g, similar to uniprot|Q881B2 Pseudomonas syringae Xenobiotic compound monooxygenase DszA family), producing the protein MDIATWKGVENGKVPIPERVPEHPKMKKKLILNALTANAPTNVNQGLWRHPGHKGKNFNDIEYWVELAQVLERGKFHALFIVDIGGVYDVYKGSKDPGIKAGTQYPINDPLYLVPALTMVTKSLGFAITASTTYDVPFALARRYSTVDHISKGRVGWNIVTSFLESGAKNHGNDLQTPHDERYAIANEFMDVCYKLWESSWREDAIKADIESNTFAEPTLVRYIDHNEKYFNVPGPHICSPSVQRTPFLYQAGMSKAGRDFAAKHAEAIFLQAPSPEYVRSSVDDIRKTAANYGRDPQSLKFIPSMFVCVAETDEEAKAKYDEYFSYIDREGALVLFGGWFGMDLGIYDDDEDLRKVDNVAISKAISQWADSSKTPDALWNKARVAEELALGGRSDIVIGSPTTVADRMEEWIEVGDIDGFNMQSAIVPGTYIDIVDLLIPELQKRGRFWNDYAVPGGSLRENMYATPGDSHLRSHHPGSKFSWNKDDPFPLESHKRAKR; encoded by the coding sequence ATGGATATCGCTACCTGGAAAGGCGTTGAGAATGGGAAAGTTCCCATTCCCGAACGAGTACCAGAGCATCCtaagatgaagaagaagctcatcTTGAACGCACTGACCGCCAACGCGCCTACTAATGTGAATCAGGGACTATGGAGACACCCTGGACACAAGGGCAAGAATTTCAATGACATTGAGTACTGGGTCGAGCTTGCACAGGTCCTTGAAAGAGGTAAGTTCCATGCCCTGTTCATCGTCGACATTGGAGGCGTCTATGACGTCTACAAGGGAAGTAAGGACCCTGGAATCAAAGCTGGCACCCAATATCCCATCAACGATCCCCTTTACCTCGTGCCTGCGTTGACAATGGTCACCAAGTCTCTGGGGTTTGCTATTACCGCCTCCACTACTTATGATGTTCCATTTGCTCTGGCCCGAAGGTACTCCACTGTTGACCATATATCAAAAGGACGAGTTGGGTGGAACATTGTCACTTCTTTCCTGGAGAGTGGAGCAAAGAATCATGGTAATGATCTTCAAACTCCTCATGATGAACGATATGCCATTGCCAATGAATTCATGGACGTCTGCTACAAGCTGTGGGAGTCCTCCTGGAGGGAAGATGCCATCAAGGCTGACATTGAATCCAACACCTTTGCCGAGCCTACTCTTGTCCGATACATTGACCATAATGAAAAATACTTCAATGTTCCTGGACCTCATATCTGCTCACCATCAGTCCAGAGAACACCATTCCTGTACCAGGCAGGTATGTCCAAAGCTGGACGGGACTTTGCAGCCAAGCATGCCGAGGCCATCTTCTTGCAGGCTCCTTCACCCGAGTACGTCAGATCTTCTGTTGATGACATTAGAAAAACTGCTGCTAACTACGGCCGCGATCCCCAATCGTTGAAGTTCATTCCCTCCATGTTTGTGTGCGTAGCAGAGACTGACGAGGAagccaaggccaagtaTGACGAGTACTTCTCTTACATCGATCGTGAGGGAGCTCTTGTTTTATTTGGAGGGTGGTTCGGAATGGATCTTGGAATctacgacgacgacgaggatcTCAGGAAGGTGGACAATGTCGCCATCAGCAAAGCTATCTCTCAATGGGCCGATTCCAGTAAAACTCCCGATGCCCTGTGGAACAAGGCTCGTGTTGCTGAGGAACTGGCACTTGGTGGACGATCCGACATTGTCATTGGATCCCCTACCACTGTTGCTGACCGTATGGAAGAGTGGATTGAAGTTGGAGACATCGACGGCTTCAACATGCAGTCTGCTATTGTCCCTGGCACTTACATTGATATTGTGGACTTGCTTATTCCCGAATTACAGAAGCGAGGACGTTTCTGGAACGACTACGCCGTCCCCGGTGGTTCCCTCAGAGAGAACATGTATGCTACTCCTGGTGATTCACATCTGAGGTCCCACCATCCAGGTTCGAAATTCTCTTGGAACAAGGATGACCCCTTCCCTCTGGAGTCCCACAAGCGGGCCAAAAGATGA